From Thermosinus carboxydivorans Nor1, a single genomic window includes:
- the dsrB gene encoding dissimilatory-type sulfite reductase subunit beta, with protein sequence MARTDFGPPDYRQMIPPVIARNYGKWKYHTIPQPGVLKHVSESGEVLYSVRIASARLVSTDFIQEICDIADKYCDGYLRFTTRHNVEFLVSDEAKLQPLLDELKSRNFLVGGTGNAISNVVHTQGWVHCHTPATDASGIVKSMMDELHGYFTTMKLPARLRLAVACCVNMCGACHCSDIAIVGIHRAVPRINHEGVAKACEIPSVIAACPTGAIRPNPKLKSVEVIKEKCMYCGNCYTMCPSMEIQDPENDGISIWVGGKVSNARTAPKFSRLAIPYLPNNPPRWPEVTEAVKHLVEVWAAHAKPGERMGEWIDRIGWERFFKLTGLPFTDKHIDDFTFSPTTFRTTTQFRF encoded by the coding sequence GTGGCTAGAACAGATTTCGGACCGCCCGATTATCGGCAAATGATCCCCCCGGTGATTGCGAGAAACTACGGCAAGTGGAAGTACCACACTATTCCGCAGCCTGGCGTCCTGAAGCATGTTAGTGAATCGGGTGAAGTGCTGTATTCGGTTCGTATTGCTTCGGCGCGTTTGGTCAGCACCGATTTTATTCAAGAGATCTGTGATATTGCCGATAAATACTGTGACGGTTATCTCCGCTTCACCACTCGTCACAATGTCGAATTCCTGGTTTCCGATGAAGCAAAACTGCAGCCGCTGCTGGATGAACTCAAATCCCGCAATTTCCTGGTAGGCGGCACCGGCAATGCCATCAGCAACGTTGTTCATACGCAAGGATGGGTGCACTGCCATACTCCGGCAACTGACGCTTCCGGTATCGTTAAGTCCATGATGGACGAACTTCATGGCTACTTCACGACCATGAAGCTGCCGGCAAGATTGCGTTTGGCCGTAGCGTGCTGCGTGAATATGTGCGGCGCCTGCCACTGCTCGGATATTGCCATTGTGGGCATACATAGAGCGGTGCCGCGTATCAATCATGAGGGTGTTGCCAAGGCTTGCGAAATTCCGTCGGTTATTGCCGCTTGTCCGACTGGCGCTATTCGCCCGAACCCGAAACTTAAGAGCGTTGAAGTCATTAAAGAAAAGTGCATGTACTGCGGCAACTGCTATACCATGTGTCCGTCCATGGAAATTCAGGACCCCGAAAATGACGGCATTTCTATCTGGGTTGGCGGTAAAGTGTCGAATGCCAGAACGGCTCCTAAGTTCTCCCGTCTCGCCATTCCGTACCTGCCTAATAATCCGCCGCGTTGGCCCGAAGTTACCGAAGCGGTTAAACACCTGGTGGAAGTCTGGGCAGCCCATGCGAAACCGGGTGAGCGGATGGGCGAGTGGATTGACCGCATCGGTTGGGAGCGGTTCTTCAAACTTACCGGCCTACCGTTTACCGATAAACATATCGACGACTTCACTTTCTCGCCTACGACCTTCCGTACGACGACGCAGTTCCGTTTTTAA
- a CDS encoding YeiH family protein yields MAGVPQTSIPWFKREDTWAIFIALGLVLAITLAFFAGSIGFFKSMAVGFPAWKDFGKAIAGVTSKSGGLFILWLFFLIAFGFAARVMGVKVPHFAAGYTVLFLLSVGVVVLGNYSPTKDWLEAPLIALALGLVVGNTVKLPQWFQAALKTEFYVKTGIILMGATLPFTIILKAGPLAMLQATIVSVVTFVSIFVAATRLFGLDPRFAACLGAGGSICGVSGSIAIGGACRAEKEHVSVAISMVVIWAVVMIFLLPLWCKALGMEPGPAGAWIGTSEFADAAGFAAAAAIGDERAIKTFTLMKVVGRDMFVGIWAIIVAFLSVTVWEKKPAAQAERVNYGEVWNRFPKFVIGFFIASIFTTIVVAGLDPKLGAKYSSDALGAIKVLRNWTFTWTFLSIGFTTRFRELTSFGWKPLLAFAIGVALNVPLGYWLSNHVFVDYWLSVK; encoded by the coding sequence ATGGCTGGTGTTCCGCAAACATCTATTCCGTGGTTTAAGAGAGAAGACACATGGGCTATCTTTATTGCTTTAGGTTTAGTTTTGGCCATCACTCTTGCCTTTTTTGCCGGCTCAATTGGTTTTTTTAAATCCATGGCGGTCGGCTTCCCTGCTTGGAAAGATTTCGGCAAAGCGATAGCCGGTGTAACGAGTAAGTCGGGCGGACTCTTCATTTTGTGGTTATTCTTTCTTATCGCTTTTGGCTTTGCGGCAAGGGTAATGGGGGTAAAGGTTCCCCATTTTGCTGCCGGTTATACGGTACTCTTCCTCTTATCTGTGGGGGTTGTAGTTCTGGGTAACTACAGTCCTACCAAGGACTGGCTGGAGGCTCCCCTTATCGCCTTGGCGTTGGGGCTTGTTGTGGGTAATACGGTAAAGCTTCCGCAGTGGTTTCAGGCGGCCTTAAAGACTGAGTTCTATGTAAAAACAGGCATTATCCTCATGGGAGCTACGTTACCGTTTACTATTATCCTTAAAGCCGGTCCGCTTGCCATGCTGCAAGCTACCATTGTATCGGTCGTTACCTTTGTTTCGATTTTTGTGGCTGCTACCCGCTTGTTCGGACTTGATCCCCGGTTTGCGGCCTGCCTTGGCGCCGGCGGCTCGATTTGCGGCGTGTCTGGCTCGATCGCTATCGGTGGCGCCTGTCGTGCCGAAAAAGAACATGTTTCTGTTGCAATTTCCATGGTCGTTATCTGGGCCGTTGTTATGATCTTCCTGCTGCCGTTATGGTGTAAGGCCCTGGGTATGGAACCCGGTCCCGCCGGCGCCTGGATCGGTACTTCCGAATTTGCCGATGCCGCCGGTTTTGCCGCTGCTGCCGCGATCGGCGACGAGCGGGCGATCAAAACCTTTACGCTGATGAAAGTCGTCGGCCGTGATATGTTTGTCGGTATCTGGGCAATCATCGTTGCTTTCCTCTCGGTAACAGTCTGGGAGAAGAAACCGGCAGCGCAAGCAGAAAGGGTTAACTATGGGGAAGTATGGAACCGTTTCCCGAAATTCGTTATCGGCTTCTTCATTGCTTCGATTTTCACTACGATAGTAGTCGCAGGTCTTGATCCTAAACTGGGAGCCAAGTATTCTTCCGACGCCTTAGGAGCAATTAAGGTACTTCGGAACTGGACCTTTACCTGGACCTTCCTTAGCATCGGCTTCACGACCCGTTTCCGTGAATTAACCTCCTTCGGCTGGAAGCCGCTGCTTGCCTTTGCCATTGGCGTAGCGCTCAACGTTCCGCTTGGTTATTGGCTGTCCAACCATGTCTTTGTTGATTACTGGCTGAGTGTTAAGTAG
- a CDS encoding 4Fe-4S dicluster domain-containing protein has product MVTIDAEKCVGCNQCASACPAKILAMADGKAEVCGDCAECLGCQTCSISCPVGAVTVMEF; this is encoded by the coding sequence ATGGTAACTATTGACGCCGAAAAATGTGTAGGCTGCAACCAGTGTGCCTCTGCTTGCCCCGCCAAAATTCTGGCGATGGCTGACGGCAAGGCCGAAGTATGCGGCGACTGTGCCGAGTGCCTGGGCTGTCAGACATGCTCCATTTCTTGCCCTGTTGGCGCTGTAACGGTTATGGAGTTTTAA
- a CDS encoding HD-GYP domain-containing protein: protein MAFIRQVLLANANDSMVLAKDVVDNSGRVLLTAGVTLRPETIGLLRKHQVVSIWVKDKCDSRNREITSIQNLTCEATRLKLIYNVQNAFSNREKFCVYLNELQQVITQVVCELSAREYVLIYLNDIRIKSEYLFMHSVNVGLFAIAIGMAMGLEQEELILLGMGGLLHDYGKTRVPQQILNKNGPLSWEEFCQVKEHAAIGYNLLRLEEQLDHRVMLMALQHHERCDGRGYPWGITGSEIHQLAKIVAVADVYDALTTDRVYRARMEPYQAVEIINQGIGSQFDEVVVKAFNQVAVPYNIGNIVTLDNGLRGAVIRINTLRPARPIVWTEQGPLNLMHEPDVKIVAVI, encoded by the coding sequence GTGGCCTTTATTAGGCAGGTCTTGTTAGCAAACGCCAATGACAGTATGGTTTTAGCCAAAGACGTGGTTGACAATAGTGGTAGAGTTTTACTAACGGCCGGAGTTACGCTACGCCCTGAAACGATCGGGTTGCTGCGTAAACACCAGGTTGTATCCATTTGGGTTAAAGATAAATGCGATTCCCGGAACCGAGAAATTACTTCCATTCAAAATTTAACGTGTGAGGCTACGAGGCTAAAACTTATCTATAATGTTCAGAACGCCTTTTCCAACCGTGAAAAATTCTGTGTGTACCTTAACGAACTGCAACAGGTGATCACTCAGGTTGTCTGCGAACTATCCGCGAGAGAGTATGTGCTTATTTATCTTAATGATATAAGAATAAAAAGCGAATATTTATTTATGCATAGTGTTAATGTTGGACTGTTCGCGATTGCCATCGGTATGGCTATGGGACTGGAACAGGAAGAGCTCATCCTATTAGGCATGGGCGGACTGCTCCACGATTACGGCAAAACGCGAGTTCCGCAGCAGATTTTGAATAAAAATGGCCCGCTTAGTTGGGAGGAGTTTTGTCAAGTCAAAGAGCATGCGGCGATTGGGTACAACTTGTTACGGTTGGAGGAACAATTGGATCATCGCGTCATGCTGATGGCTTTGCAGCATCATGAGCGGTGTGACGGCCGTGGCTATCCATGGGGGATAACAGGTAGCGAAATTCATCAGCTGGCAAAAATCGTTGCGGTAGCTGACGTATATGATGCTTTAACTACCGATCGGGTCTACCGGGCGCGGATGGAACCATATCAAGCTGTCGAGATTATAAATCAAGGAATTGGAAGTCAGTTCGATGAAGTTGTTGTGAAAGCTTTTAACCAGGTTGCTGTACCTTACAATATTGGCAATATTGTAACTTTGGACAACGGTTTGCGCGGTGCCGTGATCCGTATTAATACATTGCGGCCTGCTCGGCCGATCGTGTGGACGGAGCAGGGGCCGCTAAACCTTATGCACGAACCGGACGTTAAGATTGTTGCGGTAATTTAA
- the dsrA gene encoding dissimilatory-type sulfite reductase subunit alpha has product MAESKTPLLDELEKGAWPSFVTEMKKAAAKKENAKDLMQQLEKSYKDKIGYWKHGGIVGVKGYGGGVIGRYSARPDEFPNVAEFHTLRVNQVPGFFYTTKALRDLCETWDKYGSGLTNFHGSTGDIILLGTSTQNLQPCFDELSEKGWDLGGSGGGLRTPSGCVGMARCEFACIDSMDFVLEVTRHFQDALHRPAWPYKFKIKCSACPNDCAAATARSDLAIIGTWRDTLKIDQEAVREYVNNGFNIYGLVIGKCPTKALDWDAEKKELKFCAEDCVRCMNCINMMPKAISIGSERGATVLIGGKAPVVKSAFIGWVIVPFIKCEAPYTELFDLIAKITEYFDEHAKPRERIGELIYRVGMGNFLRAIGLPPVPQMVSAPRANPYIFWQDEEVVNRG; this is encoded by the coding sequence ATGGCAGAATCCAAAACTCCGCTTTTGGATGAGCTGGAAAAAGGCGCTTGGCCTAGTTTTGTTACTGAAATGAAGAAGGCCGCAGCCAAAAAAGAAAACGCGAAAGACTTAATGCAGCAACTTGAAAAGTCCTATAAGGACAAAATCGGTTACTGGAAACACGGCGGTATTGTTGGCGTCAAGGGTTACGGCGGCGGCGTTATCGGCCGTTACTCGGCTCGTCCTGACGAATTCCCCAATGTAGCTGAATTCCATACTCTTCGCGTCAATCAGGTGCCTGGCTTCTTCTACACTACCAAAGCTCTGCGCGATCTTTGCGAAACTTGGGACAAGTATGGCAGCGGTCTTACCAACTTCCATGGTTCTACCGGCGATATCATTCTGCTGGGCACCAGCACGCAAAACTTGCAGCCCTGCTTTGATGAGCTGAGCGAGAAGGGCTGGGACCTGGGCGGTTCCGGCGGCGGCCTTCGTACCCCGAGCGGCTGCGTGGGCATGGCTCGCTGTGAGTTTGCCTGCATTGACAGCATGGATTTTGTCCTGGAAGTAACCCGTCATTTCCAAGATGCACTGCATCGTCCCGCCTGGCCTTATAAGTTTAAAATTAAATGCTCCGCCTGCCCGAACGATTGCGCCGCGGCAACAGCCCGTTCGGACCTCGCCATAATCGGCACTTGGCGCGATACTCTGAAAATTGACCAAGAGGCAGTTCGCGAGTATGTAAATAACGGTTTCAATATTTATGGTCTGGTAATCGGTAAGTGTCCGACCAAAGCGCTGGACTGGGATGCCGAGAAGAAAGAACTCAAGTTCTGCGCTGAAGATTGCGTTCGCTGCATGAACTGTATTAACATGATGCCCAAGGCTATTTCGATCGGTTCGGAGCGCGGTGCAACCGTGCTCATTGGCGGTAAGGCGCCGGTAGTTAAGTCGGCCTTTATTGGCTGGGTTATTGTGCCGTTCATTAAGTGTGAAGCTCCTTACACCGAACTGTTTGACCTCATAGCCAAAATTACCGAATACTTTGATGAACATGCCAAGCCTCGTGAGCGTATTGGCGAACTCATCTATCGTGTAGGCATGGGCAACTTCCTGCGCGCCATCGGTTTGCCGCCCGTACCGCAAATGGTAAGCGCTCCGCGGGCTAACCCGTATATTTTCTGGCAGGATGAGGAGGTTGTTAATCGTGGCTAG
- a CDS encoding CC/Se motif family (seleno)protein, with amino-acid sequence MLTISPQALEYIKTRNQAIYLELPPLIDCCIHLREAPIIRFGAPPNLAAYKTKNIDGITVYIPDDLPDIPLTIDLSSFFGYKRLVIEGWRLA; translated from the coding sequence ATGCTTACCATATCACCGCAGGCACTTGAATATATCAAAACCCGCAATCAGGCTATTTACCTCGAATTACCGCCGTTAATTGACTGCTGTATTCATTTACGCGAAGCACCGATTATTCGTTTTGGCGCTCCCCCAAATTTAGCCGCCTATAAAACCAAAAATATTGACGGCATTACCGTCTATATTCCTGACGACCTGCCCGATATCCCTTTGACTATCGACTTGTCCAGTTTTTTCGGATATAAACGGTTGGTCATCGAAGGCTGGCGACTAGCATAA
- the pfkA gene encoding 6-phosphofructokinase has translation MKRLAVLTSGGDAPGMNACIRAVVRKGIYHGFDVFGVERGYEGVIDGLFRPMGLNSVAGIIQHGGTMLKTARSERFTTEEGFAAAIRQLRELAVDALIVIGGDGSMAGAARLAAAKVPTVVIPATIDNDMPGTEYTIGFDTALNTVLEAVNRIRDTAASHERVAVVEVMGRSAGHIALMAGLACGAEAILLPEHPADMDDICKGLKQSHQRGKLYSIVMVAEGAGKGFDVAAQIAERTGFKPHVTVLGYIQRGGSPSAFDNIMGSRMGALAVDTVIQGNVNRLIAYQQGQLVAVPYEQAFANKRGIDLALYELASILAI, from the coding sequence GTGAAACGGTTGGCTGTCCTTACTAGCGGTGGTGACGCTCCCGGCATGAACGCTTGCATCCGGGCTGTTGTTCGCAAAGGTATTTATCACGGGTTTGATGTTTTTGGCGTCGAGCGGGGGTATGAAGGTGTCATTGACGGATTGTTCCGGCCCATGGGGCTAAATTCTGTGGCCGGTATTATCCAGCACGGCGGTACCATGCTTAAAACCGCACGGAGCGAGCGTTTTACAACCGAGGAGGGGTTTGCTGCAGCCATTCGTCAATTGCGGGAATTGGCTGTTGACGCCCTCATCGTTATCGGTGGCGATGGCTCCATGGCTGGTGCTGCGCGCCTTGCCGCAGCCAAAGTTCCTACGGTAGTAATTCCTGCCACCATTGATAACGATATGCCGGGAACGGAATACACCATTGGTTTTGACACGGCGTTAAACACAGTGCTTGAGGCTGTCAACAGAATACGCGACACGGCTGCATCCCACGAACGGGTAGCGGTAGTAGAAGTAATGGGGCGCAGTGCCGGTCATATTGCTTTGATGGCGGGACTGGCCTGCGGCGCCGAAGCAATTTTGTTGCCCGAGCATCCGGCTGATATGGATGATATCTGTAAGGGCCTGAAACAAAGTCATCAGCGCGGTAAATTGTACAGTATCGTTATGGTAGCCGAGGGGGCGGGTAAGGGATTTGATGTTGCTGCTCAAATTGCAGAACGGACAGGTTTCAAGCCGCACGTTACCGTTCTTGGCTACATTCAGCGGGGGGGTAGCCCTTCCGCTTTTGATAATATCATGGGCAGTCGTATGGGGGCGTTGGCCGTAGATACTGTTATTCAGGGCAATGTTAACCGGCTCATCGCATACCAGCAGGGGCAACTCGTCGCCGTGCCTTATGAACAGGCTTTCGCTAATAAACGCGGCATCGATCTGGCGTTGTATGAACTGGCCAGTATTTTAGCAATATGA
- the dsrK gene encoding sulfate reduction electron transfer complex DsrMKJOP subunit DsrK, giving the protein MKIPLHLAKDKEVQSIGITPVPEAEQKAKTLAQIEEYRQMARSLMVMLETCTKCGACAKQCHSYLGTGDFNNIPAARADLFRKIYKRYFTVTGRLLARFSGAEDFDAETLGKWVTYFYQCNECRRCAVFCPFGIDTAEITIAARHILTQLGVVPRFMIGIANNMAKTGNNMGIPKPAILDCCEFMEDEMREETGLEIKIPVDKPNSDVLYVPSSADFFTNVDTMIGVAKMFHYLGVNWTISSSILEAANFGLLFDLNTMKEHNQRLRRAAAEVGASLVVQGECGHGWRAAKMYTEGANGPAPFKLVHVLDYAAENLPKFKLKKLPMRVTLHDPCNYARAGDIIEQPRAIIRACVTEFVEMTPNRERNFCCGGGSGILMDEMMEIRMKLGKKKAEQVKELGHLDYFATPCSICKAQLPLVMNHYGMGDLKMGGVMDLLGKALILE; this is encoded by the coding sequence ATGAAAATTCCACTCCATTTGGCAAAAGACAAAGAAGTGCAATCTATCGGCATTACGCCCGTTCCCGAAGCTGAGCAAAAGGCGAAGACATTGGCGCAAATCGAAGAATATCGGCAAATGGCCCGCTCCCTGATGGTCATGTTAGAGACTTGTACGAAGTGCGGGGCTTGCGCCAAACAGTGTCACAGCTATTTGGGAACAGGAGATTTTAACAACATCCCTGCTGCTCGTGCCGACTTGTTCCGCAAAATTTATAAACGGTACTTCACGGTTACCGGCCGGCTGCTGGCGCGGTTTAGCGGTGCGGAAGACTTTGACGCCGAGACACTGGGGAAATGGGTTACTTATTTTTACCAGTGCAATGAATGTCGCCGCTGCGCTGTATTTTGTCCTTTCGGCATTGATACGGCTGAAATTACGATCGCCGCGCGGCACATTCTAACCCAGCTTGGGGTTGTGCCCCGCTTCATGATTGGTATCGCCAATAATATGGCCAAGACGGGCAACAACATGGGCATTCCCAAACCGGCTATTCTCGACTGCTGTGAGTTCATGGAAGACGAGATGCGGGAAGAAACAGGTTTAGAGATTAAAATACCTGTCGATAAACCCAACTCCGATGTGCTCTACGTTCCTTCATCGGCCGATTTCTTTACCAACGTTGATACCATGATTGGCGTTGCCAAGATGTTCCACTATCTTGGCGTCAACTGGACAATTTCTTCGTCCATTCTTGAAGCTGCCAACTTCGGCTTGCTGTTTGATCTCAATACCATGAAGGAGCACAACCAGCGCCTGCGCAGAGCCGCGGCGGAAGTGGGCGCTTCTTTAGTAGTGCAAGGTGAGTGCGGCCACGGCTGGCGTGCAGCGAAGATGTACACCGAAGGGGCGAACGGTCCGGCGCCGTTTAAATTGGTTCACGTTTTGGACTATGCCGCCGAAAACTTGCCGAAGTTTAAACTGAAAAAACTGCCGATGCGGGTAACCCTTCATGATCCCTGCAACTATGCTCGCGCCGGCGATATCATCGAGCAGCCCCGTGCTATTATTCGCGCTTGTGTCACTGAGTTTGTTGAGATGACGCCTAACCGCGAGCGCAACTTCTGCTGCGGCGGCGGTTCCGGCATTCTGATGGATGAAATGATGGAAATCCGGATGAAGCTTGGCAAGAAAAAGGCCGAGCAAGTCAAAGAATTAGGCCATTTGGACTACTTTGCCACCCCGTGCTCCATCTGCAAGGCCCAGTTGCCACTGGTGATGAACCATTACGGCATGGGTGACTTGAAGATGGGCGGTGTCATGGATCTATTAGGCAAAGCACTCATTTTAGAATAA
- a CDS encoding cobyrinate a,c-diamide synthase produces the protein MPTVTAANVQPSSRDWNVPRVVIGAPHGHSGKTTISIGLVGALRQNGVNVQPFKKGPDYIDPSWLGYAAGRPCRNLDCYWMTEPQIQQTLTQGSTGADIVIIEGAMGLFDGVDLQGTGSTAQIARITQSPVILVVDATRMTRSIAPLVLGFMHFDPEVKIGGIILNKVARARHETMLRAVIKEYCGIPVLGAIPKNVNSFFPERHLGLVPAAEHQKVQEAVGCNIAIAAQYLDLSAIMELAKTAPALPAVSAQTRTAVSPVVKIGVVRDQAFTFYYPENLEALSAAGAELVYIDSMKNQALPPIDGLYIGGGFPEVFGEAIEANCALRSSIRRAAELGMPIYAECGGLMYLGRKILWDNREFEMCGVLPIDVVMEKKPQGHGYTLMTVERDNPFFMTGTQVKGHEFHHSKVINIGDGVDFVYRVERGFGINGQWDGILYRNTFAAYNHIHAVNNTEWAQRFVAGAAAYRKCRKAG, from the coding sequence ATGCCGACCGTTACCGCTGCCAACGTACAACCGAGTAGTCGCGACTGGAATGTTCCACGTGTTGTTATTGGGGCTCCTCATGGACATTCAGGAAAAACTACTATCAGTATTGGCCTGGTCGGGGCGTTACGGCAGAACGGGGTGAATGTTCAACCATTTAAAAAAGGGCCGGATTATATTGACCCTAGTTGGTTGGGTTATGCTGCGGGGCGGCCCTGCCGTAATCTGGATTGTTATTGGATGACGGAGCCACAAATTCAGCAAACGCTTACTCAGGGTTCTACCGGCGCCGACATTGTTATAATTGAAGGGGCGATGGGCCTTTTTGATGGTGTTGATTTGCAAGGGACGGGAAGTACGGCGCAAATTGCCCGTATTACCCAATCACCGGTTATTCTTGTCGTCGACGCTACGCGGATGACGCGCAGTATTGCCCCGTTAGTTCTCGGTTTTATGCATTTTGATCCGGAGGTCAAAATCGGCGGCATCATTCTCAATAAGGTGGCGCGTGCGCGGCATGAGACCATGTTGCGCGCGGTTATCAAGGAATACTGCGGTATTCCTGTATTAGGGGCGATCCCGAAGAATGTGAATAGCTTTTTTCCGGAACGGCATCTAGGTTTGGTGCCGGCTGCCGAACACCAAAAGGTGCAGGAAGCAGTCGGATGTAACATTGCAATTGCCGCCCAATACTTGGATTTATCGGCTATCATGGAATTGGCCAAAACGGCGCCCGCTTTGCCGGCTGTATCGGCTCAGACAAGAACTGCCGTCAGTCCCGTAGTAAAAATTGGGGTAGTTCGTGATCAGGCATTCACCTTCTATTACCCGGAAAACCTCGAAGCTCTTAGCGCGGCCGGTGCGGAACTCGTCTATATTGATAGCATGAAAAACCAGGCGTTGCCTCCTATCGACGGGCTTTATATTGGCGGCGGCTTTCCCGAGGTATTTGGCGAGGCTATTGAGGCCAATTGCGCGCTGCGCAGCTCCATCCGGCGGGCGGCAGAACTAGGCATGCCTATATATGCCGAGTGTGGGGGGTTAATGTACTTGGGGCGCAAAATCTTATGGGATAATCGTGAGTTTGAAATGTGCGGCGTTCTCCCTATTGACGTGGTGATGGAGAAGAAACCGCAAGGGCATGGCTACACCCTCATGACAGTGGAGCGAGACAACCCCTTCTTTATGACCGGAACACAGGTCAAAGGCCATGAGTTTCACCATTCTAAAGTTATCAATATTGGAGACGGCGTCGATTTTGTTTATCGTGTTGAACGTGGTTTTGGCATCAATGGTCAGTGGGACGGCATTCTCTACCGCAACACTTTTGCTGCTTATAATCATATTCATGCCGTAAATAATACTGAGTGGGCGCAGCGGTTTGTGGCCGGTGCGGCGGCATACCGCAAGTGTAGGAAAGCGGGATAA
- a CDS encoding respiratory nitrate reductase subunit gamma — translation MLYFIGQVLPYIAGSIFLIGVVYRVMSWLKAPVPFQLTLFPAPKDGAGRVAAVATEMVFLKSLYKNDKSLWLWVWLLHVSLALVLGGHVVGIYYLMNQFTLIGLTPQASQALSSVLGTTAGIVLMVALIVLFWRRISDPEVKRLSDPADYFDVLLILAIVITGNHMRLPNVHVDLPAIKAYIGGLLTLQPTPIPENLVFITHFLLVNILLIYFPFSKLMHVAGFFVNRAMLVEAAPVYPTPAGTPVRSSFASKQTGLPGTGTGQSTVTRGV, via the coding sequence ATGCTGTACTTTATAGGACAGGTACTTCCTTATATTGCGGGTAGTATATTCTTAATAGGCGTGGTTTACCGGGTAATGAGTTGGCTGAAAGCGCCGGTGCCCTTTCAGCTGACTCTCTTCCCGGCGCCGAAGGACGGCGCGGGACGCGTGGCGGCTGTCGCTACCGAAATGGTTTTCTTAAAGAGTCTATACAAAAATGATAAAAGCCTCTGGCTGTGGGTGTGGCTGCTGCATGTGTCCCTTGCGCTGGTGTTAGGAGGCCACGTTGTTGGAATTTATTACCTCATGAACCAGTTCACCTTAATCGGATTGACGCCGCAGGCGAGTCAGGCCCTTTCTTCCGTATTGGGCACAACTGCCGGCATTGTGCTAATGGTCGCATTAATAGTGTTATTCTGGCGTAGGATTTCTGACCCCGAAGTTAAACGCCTTTCCGACCCGGCTGACTATTTTGACGTACTGTTAATCTTGGCGATTGTAATTACCGGCAACCATATGCGACTGCCGAACGTCCATGTCGATTTACCGGCGATCAAAGCCTATATCGGCGGACTGCTGACTCTCCAGCCGACACCGATCCCGGAGAATTTGGTATTCATTACGCATTTTCTCCTTGTAAACATTTTGCTTATCTACTTCCCCTTCTCCAAACTAATGCATGTTGCCGGTTTCTTCGTCAACCGTGCAATGTTGGTTGAAGCGGCGCCTGTTTATCCGACGCCAGCCGGAACACCTGTCCGCTCTTCTTTCGCCAGCAAGCAGACTGGCCTGCCGGGAACTGGCACGGGGCAGTCTACGGTAACCAGGGGGGTGTAG
- a CDS encoding TusE/DsrC/DsvC family sulfur relay protein, with protein sequence MAFLNVNGKQIEIDEDGFLVNPEDWNEEVVQAFAKLEDVAELTEDHWKVINYLRDYYKQFGIAPMIRKLCKDTGFTLKQIYDMFPSGPAKGACKLAGLPKPTGCV encoded by the coding sequence ATGGCATTCCTAAACGTTAACGGAAAACAAATCGAAATTGACGAAGACGGTTTCCTTGTAAACCCGGAAGACTGGAACGAAGAGGTTGTCCAGGCTTTCGCCAAATTAGAAGATGTAGCCGAGCTTACCGAAGACCATTGGAAAGTCATCAACTACTTGCGTGACTACTACAAGCAATTCGGTATTGCGCCCATGATTCGCAAACTTTGCAAGGATACCGGCTTTACGCTGAAACAAATCTACGACATGTTCCCCTCCGGGCCGGCGAAAGGCGCCTGTAAGCTAGCCGGTCTCCCCAAACCTACCGGTTGCGTCTGA